A single Lancefieldella parvula DSM 20469 DNA region contains:
- the purB gene encoding adenylosuccinate lyase, protein MVDRYTGKEMGHIFSLENKYAVWQEIEVLACEAQAELGVIGISREEAAWIREHAAFNRAEVDEIEAVTNHDVIAFLTNMGSYIDAEVPEGKLKPSRWVHYGMTSTDLGDTALCYQLTQACDLLIAAVRRCAAICKRRAFEERDTLCVGRTHGIHAEPMTFGMKFGSWAWEFKRDLDRLKDARKNVAYGAISGAVGTYSSIDPFVEEYVCEKLGLVHDPLSTQVISRDHHAYLAGVLATVAATCERVATEMRALQKTDTLEAEEPFRKGQKGSSAMPHKRNPITAEKICGLSRVVKANAQVAFDNVALWHERDISHSSAERVAQADSFIALDHMLSKLEFLLDGMVLYPEQMMANLNKTRGMLFSSKVLLALVNTGITREEAYKIVQSNAMKVWADIQQCKEGPSYQGLLEADPACTLSHDELEKIFDPRAFLTRSHVLFDRLEHLELD, encoded by the coding sequence GTGGTAGATCGCTACACCGGCAAAGAAATGGGCCACATCTTTTCTTTGGAGAACAAGTACGCCGTTTGGCAGGAGATTGAAGTTCTTGCGTGCGAAGCACAGGCTGAGCTTGGTGTTATTGGTATTTCTCGCGAAGAGGCAGCTTGGATTCGTGAGCACGCTGCGTTTAACCGCGCTGAAGTAGACGAGATTGAGGCTGTTACTAACCATGATGTTATTGCTTTTTTAACTAACATGGGCTCCTACATTGATGCTGAGGTTCCTGAGGGCAAGCTCAAACCAAGTCGTTGGGTTCACTACGGTATGACCTCAACAGATCTGGGAGATACTGCTCTTTGCTACCAGCTCACTCAGGCATGTGACCTACTCATTGCTGCGGTTCGTCGCTGCGCTGCCATCTGCAAACGCCGTGCTTTTGAGGAGCGCGATACCCTTTGCGTTGGTCGTACTCATGGCATTCATGCAGAGCCTATGACCTTTGGTATGAAGTTTGGCAGTTGGGCTTGGGAGTTCAAGCGCGATCTTGATCGTCTAAAGGATGCTCGTAAAAACGTTGCTTATGGCGCTATTTCTGGCGCTGTTGGAACTTATTCTTCCATTGATCCTTTTGTTGAGGAGTACGTTTGCGAGAAACTCGGTCTTGTTCACGACCCTCTTTCAACCCAGGTAATTTCTCGTGACCATCATGCTTACCTTGCTGGTGTTCTGGCAACTGTTGCCGCTACTTGCGAGCGCGTTGCAACCGAGATGCGTGCATTACAAAAGACCGATACCCTCGAGGCTGAAGAGCCATTCCGCAAGGGACAGAAGGGTTCTTCCGCTATGCCCCACAAGCGCAATCCTATTACTGCTGAGAAAATCTGTGGTTTGTCCCGCGTGGTCAAAGCCAATGCACAGGTTGCCTTTGATAACGTTGCTCTTTGGCATGAACGTGATATTAGTCATTCTTCTGCTGAGCGTGTTGCTCAAGCAGACAGCTTTATTGCTCTTGACCATATGTTGTCAAAGCTTGAGTTTTTGCTTGATGGCATGGTTCTATATCCAGAGCAGATGATGGCCAATCTTAATAAGACACGCGGCATGCTCTTCTCGTCAAAGGTTCTTCTTGCTTTGGTTAATACTGGTATTACTCGTGAAGAGGCATACAAGATTGTCCAGTCTAACGCTATGAAGGTGTGGGCAGATATTCAGCAGTGCAAGGAAGGACCATCTTATCAGGGGCTTCTTGAGGCAGACCCAGCTTGTACGCTGAGCCATGATGAGCTTGAGAAGATCTTTGATCCTCGTGCGTTCCTCACTCGTTCACACGTTTTATTTGACCGTCTTGAACATCTTGAATTGGACTAA
- a CDS encoding aminopeptidase encodes MTQIPMTDQEVKIALDALSDQIDKYAELLVKKGCAISEGSQLVINASIEIADFVRRVQRAAYAAGAEFVTVIWGDQESSRIMYENVDLARLSKTPSWKIEQLNSLAEQGAAFLFLSSDDPNGLKGIDPEKPAAVSRARNLECDVFRNGMDFGKNVWCIAGVPAAEWAKVIFPELSESEAIYRLWVAILDVAHASGEDPQSAWETHNATFEKTKRFMNSHQFKELRYESSNGTNLTIGMNPGHLWEGGAGKTQDGTLFFPNIPTEEVFTTPNYRKVNGTVHSALPLIHAGQIVKNFWFTFKDGEVVDYGAEQGKDVLTSIVSQKGGKYLGECALISKNTPIRQSGILFYDTLYDENASCHLALGMGFPECLKGGLEMNSDELLAHGVNQSTTHVDFMIGADDLNIWGISDDGKEIPIFVNGQWAWE; translated from the coding sequence ATGACACAGATTCCTATGACAGACCAAGAGGTAAAGATTGCTCTTGATGCTCTGTCTGATCAGATTGATAAGTACGCTGAGCTTCTTGTGAAGAAGGGATGCGCAATTTCTGAGGGAAGTCAGCTGGTAATTAACGCATCAATTGAGATTGCTGATTTTGTTCGTAGAGTTCAACGAGCAGCTTATGCGGCTGGTGCGGAATTTGTTACGGTTATTTGGGGCGATCAAGAGTCCTCAAGAATCATGTATGAAAACGTCGATCTAGCACGTCTTTCTAAGACGCCAAGTTGGAAGATTGAGCAGCTTAATTCTCTAGCGGAGCAGGGCGCAGCATTTTTGTTCCTCTCATCTGATGATCCAAACGGTTTAAAAGGTATTGATCCAGAGAAGCCAGCTGCTGTTTCTCGTGCAAGGAATCTGGAATGTGACGTTTTTAGAAATGGTATGGATTTTGGCAAAAACGTTTGGTGTATTGCCGGTGTTCCTGCAGCTGAATGGGCAAAGGTAATTTTCCCAGAGCTTTCTGAGTCCGAGGCAATTTACAGGCTTTGGGTTGCTATTTTGGACGTTGCTCATGCAAGCGGAGAAGATCCTCAAAGTGCTTGGGAGACTCATAATGCAACATTTGAGAAGACCAAGCGTTTCATGAACTCCCACCAGTTTAAAGAGCTTCGCTATGAGTCTTCAAATGGAACTAACCTGACTATTGGCATGAATCCAGGACATCTTTGGGAAGGTGGCGCTGGAAAGACACAGGATGGAACGTTGTTCTTCCCTAATATTCCTACTGAGGAAGTTTTTACAACACCAAACTATCGCAAGGTAAACGGCACCGTTCATTCTGCGCTACCTCTGATTCACGCTGGTCAGATTGTTAAGAACTTTTGGTTTACCTTCAAAGACGGTGAGGTAGTTGATTACGGCGCTGAGCAAGGCAAAGATGTTCTGACCTCTATTGTTTCTCAAAAGGGCGGTAAATATCTGGGAGAATGCGCCCTTATCTCTAAGAATACTCCTATTCGCCAAAGCGGTATTTTATTCTATGACACTCTGTATGATGAGAATGCCAGTTGTCACTTGGCTCTTGGAATGGGCTTCCCAGAGTGTCTGAAAGGCGGTCTTGAGATGAACTCAGATGAGCTCTTGGCCCATGGTGTTAATCAGAGCACTACGCACGTTGATTTTATGATTGGTGCAGACGATTTGAATATTTGGGGAATTTCTGACGATGGAAAAGAAATACCAATTTTCGTAAATGGACAATGGGCATGGGAGTAA
- a CDS encoding Fur family transcriptional regulator has translation MRYSKQREAIRTYMEGRHDHPTADSVYAAVREELPNISLGTVYRNLMQLVDAGELQVVNTGDNISRFDPTTTEHAHFQCHECGRVFDVDGPVLKDLTSLTKDSCGEIDSYALCFTGICNECLSKNPALHHSVN, from the coding sequence GTGCGTTACAGTAAGCAGCGTGAGGCAATTCGGACATATATGGAAGGTCGCCATGATCATCCAACAGCAGATAGCGTGTATGCGGCAGTAAGAGAGGAGTTACCGAACATCTCTCTTGGAACCGTTTATCGTAACCTTATGCAGCTTGTTGATGCAGGTGAGCTCCAGGTTGTTAATACTGGCGATAATATCTCCCGTTTTGATCCAACTACAACTGAGCATGCCCACTTTCAGTGTCATGAGTGCGGTCGCGTCTTTGATGTAGATGGACCTGTTCTGAAGGATCTTACTAGCCTTACCAAGGATTCTTGTGGTGAGATTGACTCTTACGCCTTGTGCTTTACAGGTATTTGTAATGAGTGCTTATCTAAGAACCCTGCGCTACATCATAGTGTGAACTAA
- a CDS encoding SpaA isopeptide-forming pilin-related protein, with protein MFITKSSKPKEKITAQKRSLASAFHFWFIPLLIGGLLLSHLLLKPAHKLAFAQDPSFTVAQREDFPGGQQIPMWTASDGTYLYCGDEFNHYGAWPGATGSIVDPQSYTKLTSATGARGGTYTDEQLRAIDYIIYHGATASQEKDVYGYTGWKARAITQFALWAVMRGEAHTLAVSVPQEELHQPIERFYTDAVNYAHNNSGGPENGIAKLFVPAGDKQVLFFFGEQSGSLKITKNSLLPAITSNNEHYALEGAVYEVYSDEGCTNLLGSLTLDASGSATIDGLPVGCVYVKETSAPKGFLLDPTVHTVEIKNQEESTLAVTDTPIGDFNLHISKQDFDHSANLDEGNQAEQQGTSPQGNATLQGALFKVTYSGSSETTLRTWVFSTDAQGFTSFDADHKVSGDDLFTLDEKPWLPLGYYQIEEIQAPKGYKLPELSFQTWKLSSQNGNLVWTNVSSGKESSSSEHSFIFKDEVIRGNLKIKKIGHTSLSSSDGYSEIKEMPSLKGAKIELTNNSTQPVFYQDKWIAPHEVVTTVETDESGVAAIKDLPFGSYSLKEVLAPAGYSLNTEWNPTVTLTSEETIEAPELIDERIALQTMLVDTSGSKTPKYTEILNLVDHIKYEGLTPGEEYEITGELYETKQVQEGAAEPIARGTVRFKASTSSGEAAVPFSVRTTSLEGKEVTAYETISKDGEKVASHTDSHSEAQTIRVAPKPHLPETADNAYEIPLLFALAGALLIGCTHLFATKIRRLF; from the coding sequence ATGTTTATCACAAAATCCTCAAAACCTAAGGAAAAAATAACTGCGCAGAAACGCTCTCTTGCTTCTGCTTTTCACTTTTGGTTTATTCCCCTATTGATTGGAGGACTTTTACTTAGCCATCTTTTACTAAAGCCTGCTCATAAACTTGCCTTTGCCCAAGATCCTTCTTTTACTGTTGCCCAAAGAGAAGACTTCCCCGGTGGACAACAAATTCCCATGTGGACTGCTAGCGATGGCACTTATCTCTACTGTGGAGACGAGTTTAATCACTACGGCGCATGGCCAGGAGCAACTGGAAGTATAGTTGACCCACAATCTTATACAAAACTTACTTCAGCTACCGGCGCTCGTGGTGGAACTTATACAGATGAGCAACTTCGAGCTATTGACTACATCATTTATCACGGAGCTACTGCTTCCCAAGAGAAAGACGTTTATGGCTATACGGGCTGGAAGGCGCGAGCTATCACACAGTTTGCGCTTTGGGCTGTTATGCGCGGTGAAGCTCATACCCTTGCGGTTAGCGTCCCTCAAGAAGAACTCCATCAACCAATCGAGAGATTCTACACCGATGCTGTGAACTACGCCCACAATAACAGCGGCGGTCCAGAGAACGGGATTGCAAAGCTTTTTGTACCCGCAGGTGACAAACAGGTCCTATTTTTCTTCGGAGAACAATCTGGCTCTCTCAAGATTACTAAAAACTCCTTATTGCCTGCTATTACTTCCAATAATGAGCATTACGCCTTAGAAGGCGCTGTCTACGAAGTATATTCCGATGAAGGTTGTACCAATCTTCTTGGTAGTCTCACACTTGATGCATCTGGATCCGCAACAATCGACGGACTGCCTGTTGGATGTGTATATGTAAAAGAAACCTCTGCTCCAAAAGGTTTTCTTCTTGATCCAACCGTTCACACCGTAGAAATAAAAAACCAAGAAGAAAGCACTCTCGCGGTTACCGATACTCCTATCGGGGACTTCAATCTACACATTTCAAAACAAGACTTCGACCACAGTGCCAACCTCGATGAGGGCAACCAAGCAGAGCAACAGGGTACTTCTCCCCAAGGAAACGCAACGCTACAAGGTGCACTTTTTAAAGTAACCTATAGCGGATCCTCCGAAACAACGTTAAGAACATGGGTTTTTTCGACCGACGCTCAAGGCTTTACTTCTTTTGATGCAGACCACAAGGTTTCTGGAGATGACCTCTTTACTCTTGACGAGAAACCCTGGCTTCCTCTGGGGTATTATCAAATCGAAGAAATTCAAGCACCTAAAGGTTATAAACTTCCAGAACTTTCATTTCAAACTTGGAAACTATCAAGCCAAAATGGGAATCTGGTCTGGACAAACGTTTCTAGTGGAAAAGAGAGTTCTTCGTCTGAGCACTCCTTTATTTTTAAAGATGAAGTAATAAGAGGGAATCTTAAGATTAAGAAAATTGGACACACTTCTCTAAGTTCATCCGATGGTTATTCTGAAATAAAAGAAATGCCAAGTCTAAAGGGTGCCAAAATTGAACTTACTAATAACTCCACTCAACCTGTTTTTTATCAAGATAAATGGATTGCTCCTCACGAAGTTGTCACTACAGTAGAAACAGATGAATCTGGCGTTGCTGCAATTAAAGACCTTCCATTTGGTTCCTATTCACTTAAAGAAGTACTAGCTCCAGCAGGTTACTCTCTCAATACAGAATGGAATCCAACGGTTACCCTTACTTCTGAAGAGACTATAGAAGCGCCCGAACTCATTGATGAGAGAATTGCTCTACAAACAATGCTTGTAGACACTTCGGGATCCAAAACTCCCAAATATACTGAAATATTAAATCTTGTTGATCACATCAAATATGAAGGTCTCACTCCAGGAGAAGAGTATGAAATTACTGGAGAACTCTATGAAACAAAACAAGTCCAAGAAGGTGCAGCAGAACCCATCGCTCGCGGGACTGTCCGTTTTAAAGCTTCTACCTCATCGGGAGAAGCCGCTGTTCCTTTTTCTGTAAGAACTACTTCTCTTGAGGGTAAAGAAGTTACTGCCTACGAAACAATCTCAAAAGATGGAGAAAAGGTTGCTTCACATACCGACAGCCACTCTGAAGCTCAGACTATTCGTGTAGCCCCTAAGCCCCATCTTCCCGAAACGGCAGATAATGCTTACGAAATTCCTCTTTTATTCGCTCTGGCAGGCGCGTTACTCATTGGATGTACTCATTTATTTGCTACAAAAATAAGACGGCTTTTTTGA
- a CDS encoding M28 family peptidase: MAITHDYVDYLDEQIDIAPAGSQEELQAAQTIAEEMKIHGLEATIEEFDAKSIKSLGYSVYLIFLFIGIIFAGTSNVALIVFGVLLVVGFGALTCLKYFGNDVLGTFGSSIRSQNVVAKHEATGELVAKGNRPIVIVAHYDSPHTNFLVESPVAKYVPLAQRYARWCVVAVFVATFVQILRFLPDSVRIFFWIVGILAALPLVALSIATIAERFAPCTIGANNNKSSVAALLGILENVRPTGHRPEVIHHFAGDAAALIPEPDEVEGVRHGEEVLNSLGILPKDCEVSYVAYDTTGASQTASLDDVAEAVNATTEEEQAEDAASDNTVVYDSVDDELNATMKQVHESADANATLVQPGEAHELHSKNDFARRASLFDLPDPSGDAVDPLAPSSEPAPHYVPASTPAPTPETEDAEGPFDTISADESLTETQDAKTPEAKRRSFRLFGRNDGPSDDWKGGATPSAENREEDDSEDVSAISEDDLRNAVLSLSDDELISHDIWFVALGASDFDHAGMREFLAKHRTDIRGAFLINLDCVGAGSLSILKNEGIGNVRRADRRMTRLLSTIATDLHIDVEQSSFDWGTTDATPAMQNSVRSVTLMGMNEDGLPAFSRTASDVRENVSADQCADAAALVTELIRRS; encoded by the coding sequence ATGGCCATTACACATGACTATGTTGACTATCTAGACGAGCAAATTGATATTGCTCCTGCCGGTAGCCAAGAGGAGCTTCAGGCTGCTCAAACTATTGCTGAAGAAATGAAAATTCACGGACTTGAAGCAACCATTGAAGAATTTGATGCTAAGTCTATTAAGAGTCTTGGCTATTCAGTCTATCTAATTTTCCTCTTCATTGGCATTATTTTTGCAGGAACTAGTAACGTAGCACTCATTGTTTTTGGTGTTTTGCTTGTTGTTGGTTTTGGTGCACTCACTTGTCTTAAGTATTTTGGTAATGACGTTCTCGGTACATTTGGATCTTCCATTAGAAGTCAGAATGTTGTCGCTAAGCATGAGGCTACCGGTGAGCTTGTTGCAAAAGGCAATCGTCCAATCGTAATCGTTGCTCATTATGATTCTCCACATACCAACTTCCTTGTTGAGTCTCCTGTTGCGAAGTACGTACCTCTTGCACAAAGGTATGCACGTTGGTGTGTAGTTGCTGTATTTGTTGCTACTTTTGTTCAGATTCTTCGTTTCCTTCCTGATTCAGTTCGTATCTTTTTCTGGATTGTTGGTATTCTTGCAGCTCTTCCGCTTGTTGCGCTATCTATTGCAACTATCGCAGAGCGTTTTGCACCATGTACTATCGGCGCAAACAACAATAAGTCTTCAGTTGCGGCTCTTCTTGGCATTCTCGAAAACGTTCGTCCTACTGGACATCGTCCTGAGGTTATTCATCACTTTGCAGGAGATGCTGCTGCGCTTATCCCAGAGCCTGATGAGGTGGAAGGCGTTCGTCATGGCGAGGAAGTTCTCAATTCATTGGGCATTCTTCCTAAGGATTGCGAAGTAAGCTACGTTGCTTATGACACTACTGGTGCCAGTCAGACCGCATCTCTTGATGATGTTGCGGAAGCTGTAAATGCCACAACAGAAGAAGAACAGGCTGAGGATGCTGCATCTGACAATACTGTTGTTTATGACTCTGTTGATGATGAACTTAATGCAACCATGAAGCAGGTTCATGAGTCTGCAGATGCAAACGCAACATTAGTACAGCCTGGAGAAGCGCATGAGCTCCATTCTAAAAACGATTTTGCTCGTCGCGCGTCACTTTTCGACCTACCCGATCCTTCTGGCGATGCTGTTGATCCACTGGCTCCATCTTCTGAACCAGCTCCTCATTATGTTCCAGCTTCAACACCTGCACCTACTCCTGAAACAGAAGATGCGGAGGGTCCATTTGACACCATTTCAGCTGATGAGAGTCTAACGGAGACACAAGACGCAAAGACTCCTGAGGCCAAGCGTCGTTCTTTCAGGCTTTTTGGACGCAACGATGGGCCATCAGATGACTGGAAGGGAGGAGCAACTCCATCTGCAGAAAATCGTGAAGAAGATGACTCTGAGGATGTATCTGCTATTTCTGAGGACGATCTTCGTAATGCCGTTCTTTCACTTTCTGATGATGAGCTCATTTCGCATGACATTTGGTTTGTTGCGCTTGGTGCATCTGATTTTGATCACGCAGGCATGAGAGAGTTCCTTGCAAAGCACAGAACTGATATTCGTGGTGCTTTCCTCATCAACCTTGATTGTGTTGGCGCTGGTTCGCTCTCTATTCTTAAGAATGAGGGAATTGGTAACGTTCGTCGTGCTGATCGTAGAATGACTCGACTCCTTTCTACTATTGCGACTGATCTTCATATTGATGTTGAGCAGAGTTCATTTGACTGGGGAACCACTGATGCAACTCCTGCAATGCAGAATTCAGTTCGTTCTGTTACTTTGATGGGAATGAATGAGGACGGTCTTCCTGCGTTTAGCCGCACTGCCTCTGATGTTCGTGAGAACGTTAGTGCTGATCAGTGTGCTGACGCTGCAGCCCTTGTTACCGAGCTTATTAGACGCTCATAA
- a CDS encoding helix-turn-helix transcriptional regulator codes for MPSSELYTAVYSDLSTDSALRTFSRDRAILKQLGFAITEVKTGKEKSFYLSESNFFGSSCDLSDKDANQLLVICSAILTDTTFVYQKELRNALSKIVGNFYSSDSDESDNQKPSAFSQSKVFPILYESLSSKQLVKITYTDSQSQVKQRLLGVLDFFVSQGLLYFVAKDFSHNIKTARIKTFRVSRVIDAAILKNESFSIPVDFDSKNYNLLDFQLGAQTGTLAAFVPKNILSAFEHFSQGQGDVELLSNGALWTVVYAHEDAALSWILAHGLIPRSPKSLLSKWKESLSEVANGC; via the coding sequence TTGCCCTCTTCAGAGTTATATACAGCGGTTTACTCTGACTTATCTACTGATTCTGCTTTAAGAACGTTTTCAAGAGATCGTGCTATTCTGAAGCAACTTGGATTTGCAATCACTGAAGTAAAAACAGGAAAAGAAAAGTCTTTCTATCTTTCGGAATCAAACTTCTTTGGATCCTCCTGCGACTTAAGCGATAAAGATGCCAATCAGCTGCTTGTTATCTGCAGCGCAATTCTGACTGATACAACATTTGTATATCAAAAGGAATTAAGAAATGCTCTCTCTAAAATTGTTGGCAACTTTTATTCCTCAGACTCAGACGAGTCAGACAATCAAAAACCTAGTGCTTTTTCTCAGAGCAAGGTTTTTCCTATTCTTTACGAATCACTCAGCTCTAAACAACTGGTAAAGATTACATATACAGATTCACAGAGCCAAGTTAAGCAAAGGCTTCTTGGTGTTTTGGACTTTTTTGTTTCACAGGGGCTTCTATATTTTGTGGCTAAAGATTTTTCACACAACATAAAGACCGCTCGAATCAAAACCTTCCGCGTTAGCCGTGTTATAGATGCTGCGATTCTTAAAAACGAATCCTTCTCTATACCGGTAGATTTTGACTCAAAAAACTACAATCTTCTCGATTTCCAACTCGGAGCACAGACTGGTACTCTTGCTGCGTTTGTCCCTAAAAACATACTCTCTGCTTTTGAACATTTCTCACAAGGCCAAGGTGACGTTGAGCTCCTCTCTAATGGCGCTCTGTGGACCGTCGTTTACGCTCATGAAGACGCTGCGCTATCTTGGATTCTTGCTCATGGATTAATTCCAAGGTCACCGAAGTCTCTTCTCTCAAAATGGAAAGAGTCTTTAAGCGAGGTTGCCAATGGCTGTTAA
- a CDS encoding WYL domain-containing protein — protein MAVKNTSLGRKNISSLVYKLVLLAAALRDSFDSVELNAVQSRFDISTEEATVLMELLQLTGENGYLPLPLTEDQDTLTLVGESPFKTRRLVLTKEEVLALKEAFTALALPKESIFWKLIKSPYAPSSVLSNSSSTSLVTKSYSEEVDVFLTCSNAIAESQVISFEYHSELTAEETQYDKNFAINQREILPHHLLYGENGWLIEGIDLNLKQQRVFRLNRMRRIETHPASLIQRKLVENVKEAVPQEKTQIVRLVFLDKNALMQYSWPGLKTVRNQRNAAEIKATIPYYGGTWLLQRLIALKGKVRTEDETVMQAMHNYAASLLAAEEQL, from the coding sequence ATGGCTGTTAAAAATACTTCTTTAGGTAGAAAAAACATATCGTCGCTTGTCTATAAACTTGTGCTGCTTGCTGCTGCACTTAGAGATTCTTTTGACTCAGTTGAGTTAAATGCAGTCCAATCTCGATTTGATATATCCACTGAAGAGGCCACCGTTCTTATGGAGCTCTTACAGCTCACAGGCGAGAATGGCTATCTTCCCCTCCCTCTTACTGAAGACCAAGATACTCTAACTCTTGTTGGAGAGTCTCCTTTTAAAACTCGTAGGCTTGTTCTAACAAAAGAGGAAGTTTTAGCACTTAAAGAGGCTTTTACAGCACTCGCTTTACCCAAAGAAAGTATATTTTGGAAACTGATTAAGTCTCCATATGCACCAAGCTCTGTTTTGAGCAACTCCTCATCTACGTCTCTTGTTACTAAAAGTTATTCCGAAGAAGTAGATGTTTTTCTCACCTGTTCAAATGCAATTGCAGAATCACAAGTTATTTCATTTGAGTATCACTCTGAGCTAACGGCCGAAGAAACTCAATATGATAAAAACTTTGCTATTAATCAAAGAGAAATTCTTCCCCACCATCTGTTATACGGAGAAAATGGTTGGCTTATCGAGGGAATTGACTTAAATCTGAAGCAACAGAGAGTCTTTAGACTCAATCGTATGAGACGCATTGAAACGCACCCCGCTTCGTTAATACAACGAAAACTTGTAGAAAATGTAAAAGAGGCTGTCCCGCAGGAAAAGACTCAGATAGTAAGACTTGTCTTCCTTGATAAAAACGCGCTTATGCAATATTCGTGGCCAGGACTCAAAACGGTCAGAAATCAACGCAATGCTGCAGAAATTAAAGCAACTATTCCCTACTACGGTGGAACATGGCTTCTGCAAAGGCTGATAGCCCTCAAAGGAAAAGTAAGAACCGAAGATGAGACTGTGATGCAAGCAATGCACAATTATGCTGCGTCTTTGCTTGCTGCAGAAGAACAGCTTTAG